One Campylobacter concisus DNA segment encodes these proteins:
- a CDS encoding NifU family protein, protein MIPFSDEELLKPVTASLQKVLPMLENDGGGMELLGIKNGKIYVRLTGHCHGCAASTTTLKYGIERQLRIDIHPELEVINVPIGEEFNIDRL, encoded by the coding sequence ATGATCCCATTTAGTGATGAAGAGCTTTTAAAACCAGTGACTGCGAGTTTGCAAAAGGTGCTGCCTATGCTTGAAAATGACGGCGGCGGCATGGAGCTACTTGGCATAAAAAACGGCAAAATTTACGTAAGACTCACAGGACATTGTCACGGATGCGCGGCCAGCACGACCACGCTAAAATACGGCATCGAAAGGCAGCTTCGCATAGACATTCACCCAGAGCTTGAGGTCATAAACGTCCCAATAGGCGAGGAATTTAACATTGATAGATTATAA
- the rpmJ gene encoding 50S ribosomal protein L36 yields MKVRPSVKKMCDKCKIVKRSGIIRVICENPKHKQRQG; encoded by the coding sequence ATGAAAGTTCGTCCTTCTGTAAAGAAGATGTGTGACAAATGTAAAATTGTCAAACGTAGTGGCATAATTCGTGTTATCTGCGAAAATCCAAAACATAAACAAAGACAAGGATAA
- a CDS encoding YbaB/EbfC family nucleoid-associated protein, with product MFEGFDFSKMGQMLEDVQKQAKQMEEESKNKEFGAKSGGGLVSVRANVSGEILDISIDDSLLEDKESMQILLISAVNDVLKSVEADKKNTASRMLGGLASMGIK from the coding sequence ATGTTTGAGGGATTTGACTTTTCAAAGATGGGGCAGATGCTTGAAGATGTGCAAAAGCAAGCCAAACAGATGGAAGAAGAGAGCAAAAATAAAGAATTTGGCGCAAAAAGTGGCGGCGGGCTAGTGAGCGTTAGAGCAAACGTCAGCGGCGAGATACTTGATATCAGCATAGATGATAGCTTGCTTGAAGATAAAGAGAGCATGCAAATTTTGCTAATAAGCGCCGTAAATGACGTGCTAAAATCAGTTGAGGCCGATAAGAAAAACACCGCTTCAAGGATGCTTGGCGGTCTTGCTTCGATGGGGATAAAATGA
- the rpsD gene encoding 30S ribosomal protein S4, with protein sequence MARYTGPVEKLERRLGVSLALKGERRLAGKSALEKRPYAPGQHGQRRAKISEYGLQLREKQKAKFMYGVSEKQFRRLFQEAARREGNTGALLVQLLEQRLDNVVYRMGFATTRRFARQLVTHGHILVNGKRVDIPSYRVEPGSKVEVAEKSKNNPQIVRAIDLTAQTGIVAWVDVEKEKKFGIFTRNPEREEVIIPVEERFIVELYSK encoded by the coding sequence ATGGCTAGATATACAGGACCTGTTGAAAAATTAGAAAGACGTCTTGGTGTGTCTCTTGCGTTAAAAGGCGAAAGAAGACTTGCTGGTAAAAGCGCTTTAGAAAAAAGACCTTATGCACCAGGACAACACGGACAAAGAAGAGCAAAAATAAGTGAATATGGCTTACAACTTCGCGAGAAGCAAAAAGCTAAATTTATGTATGGTGTTTCAGAGAAACAATTTAGAAGATTGTTCCAAGAAGCAGCACGCCGCGAGGGCAACACTGGTGCTCTTTTGGTTCAACTACTAGAGCAGAGATTAGACAATGTTGTTTACAGAATGGGCTTTGCAACGACTCGTCGTTTTGCTCGCCAGCTTGTAACTCACGGACATATTTTAGTAAATGGCAAGAGAGTGGATATCCCATCTTACAGAGTGGAGCCAGGCTCTAAAGTAGAAGTTGCTGAGAAATCTAAAAACAATCCACAAATCGTTCGCGCGATCGATCTTACAGCTCAAACTGGCATCGTTGCTTGGGTAGATGTGGAAAAAGAGAAAAAATTTGGAATTTTCACTAGAAATCCAGAAAGAGAAGAGGTTATCATTCCTGTTGAGGAAAGATTTATAGTAGAGCTTTACTCAAAATAA
- a CDS encoding DUF7488 domain-containing protein gives MRLKYKFALAFLLSALCLNADPRPTQEDFNACFEKNKNSIVSVNKHFGVAITKNLIAVPKSDGAPLGEYVKFDPYLQLFLVRSSKELSPVVMADETNEERIKKSTWVGILNDANNTVMGHIKSLGQNLGDFDTLSFEYNATGEINTPCCKMIGIAVGADKFIPNRYLKHFVSYDDVYYGDIGVKFLQKEDKFFVGLVDPLGRGKMMMVDDELVTINGIKPKSLRELNEMVLFAPKGAKLDIIVKRDREQLLFQVPVSGDVKFNQSLDIDAPSSLDLPNLNVMPKSPESLLDDKVLVDYGITVDKNLVVTKVEPKSNAEIFGIKIGDKILGYNKESVSNREELLEKISDLQNFVLLFSRNDFQFFARVPK, from the coding sequence ATGAGACTAAAATATAAATTTGCCCTTGCTTTTTTGCTATCAGCGCTTTGCCTAAACGCCGATCCTAGGCCTACGCAAGAGGACTTTAACGCCTGCTTTGAAAAGAACAAAAACTCAATCGTCTCAGTTAATAAACACTTTGGCGTGGCTATCACGAAAAATTTGATCGCAGTGCCAAAAAGTGACGGAGCGCCACTTGGTGAATATGTCAAATTTGACCCATATTTGCAGCTCTTTTTGGTCCGCTCTAGCAAGGAGCTAAGCCCTGTTGTGATGGCTGATGAGACTAATGAAGAGCGTATCAAAAAGAGCACTTGGGTTGGCATCTTAAATGACGCAAACAACACTGTCATGGGTCACATCAAGTCTTTAGGGCAAAATTTAGGCGACTTTGACACGCTAAGCTTCGAGTATAACGCGACTGGCGAGATAAACACGCCTTGTTGCAAGATGATAGGCATAGCTGTTGGAGCTGATAAATTTATACCAAACCGCTATTTAAAGCACTTTGTATCTTACGATGACGTCTATTACGGCGATATCGGCGTAAAGTTCTTGCAAAAAGAGGATAAATTTTTTGTAGGGCTTGTTGATCCACTGGGCCGTGGCAAGATGATGATGGTTGATGATGAGCTTGTTACGATAAATGGCATCAAGCCAAAGAGCCTAAGAGAGCTAAACGAGATGGTGCTTTTTGCTCCAAAGGGCGCAAAACTGGACATCATTGTAAAACGTGACAGAGAGCAGCTACTCTTTCAAGTGCCAGTAAGCGGGGATGTGAAATTTAACCAAAGCCTCGACATTGACGCCCCTTCAAGCCTTGATCTACCAAATTTAAACGTCATGCCAAAGTCGCCTGAGAGCTTGCTTGATGATAAAGTTTTGGTGGATTATGGTATCACGGTCGATAAAAATTTAGTCGTTACTAAGGTCGAGCCAAAGTCAAATGCAGAAATTTTTGGCATAAAGATCGGCGATAAAATTTTAGGCTACAACAAAGAGAGCGTAAGCAACCGCGAGGAGCTTTTAGAAAAGATAAGCGACCTGCAAAATTTCGTGCTTTTATTTAGTAGAAATGACTTTCAGTTCTTTGCAAGAGTGCCAAAATGA
- a CDS encoding ABC transporter ATP-binding protein, whose translation MIEISNLSKHFYIGEKRIDVLRELSLSIKKDKITVILGRSGCGKTTLLRLIAGLESISLGEIKFKEQAKIGFVFQEPRLMPFLNVYENIVFPLKKQEIEAAKIDSLISMIGLSDFKFAAVSQLSGGMSSRVSLARVLAYEANLILMDEPFAALDAFTRASMQTEILKIQAGKTILFVTHNIDEALFLADDIILLEKGGIKSNYDLSNLARPRDLLSEELIAVKRKILSEI comes from the coding sequence ATGATAGAAATTTCAAATTTATCCAAGCATTTTTATATCGGTGAGAAGCGTATCGACGTTTTGAGGGAACTAAGCTTAAGCATAAAAAAAGATAAGATCACCGTCATACTCGGCAGAAGCGGTTGTGGCAAAACGACGCTTTTACGCCTTATAGCTGGCCTTGAGAGCATTAGCCTTGGCGAGATAAAATTTAAAGAGCAAGCAAAGATCGGCTTTGTCTTTCAAGAGCCTCGCCTCATGCCCTTTCTAAACGTCTATGAAAATATCGTTTTCCCACTTAAAAAGCAGGAGATAGAGGCTGCAAAGATCGATAGTTTGATATCTATGATAGGGCTTAGTGACTTTAAATTTGCCGCCGTTTCGCAGCTATCTGGCGGTATGAGCTCGCGCGTTTCGCTTGCAAGGGTGCTTGCATATGAGGCAAATTTGATCCTTATGGACGAGCCATTTGCCGCACTTGATGCATTTACTAGAGCTAGCATGCAGACTGAAATTTTAAAGATACAAGCCGGTAAAACTATCCTTTTCGTCACTCACAACATCGATGAGGCGCTATTTTTGGCGGATGATATCATCTTGCTTGAAAAGGGCGGTATAAAGTCAAACTATGATCTATCAAATTTAGCAAGGCCAAGAGATCTGCTAAGCGAGGAGCTAATAGCCGTAAAACGCAAAATTTTGAGTGAAATTTAG
- a CDS encoding histidine kinase, producing MIDYKKVGIKHFKRSKFKDAIFYFSLAYEKTREKDLLFLIQICSLGEENAEEAKLLFDYYMAKVRAGEDDEGVEEILKILESRDEESEYFEEQDAISYEDFKRAVYKDGSFKKVFENIMFSTKVMISNKDDFLEFLGNLIKNDFIDMSMNYLESAAVMFGGDERIDQLFKEIQKRQNDENISRK from the coding sequence TTGATAGATTATAAAAAAGTAGGCATAAAGCACTTTAAACGCTCTAAATTTAAAGATGCGATCTTTTACTTTTCGCTAGCCTACGAAAAGACACGCGAGAAGGATCTGCTATTTTTGATACAAATTTGCTCTCTTGGCGAGGAAAATGCCGAGGAGGCAAAACTCTTGTTTGACTACTACATGGCGAAGGTAAGAGCCGGCGAGGACGACGAGGGCGTGGAGGAAATTTTAAAAATTTTAGAGTCCAGAGACGAGGAGAGCGAGTACTTTGAAGAGCAAGACGCGATCAGCTACGAGGACTTTAAAAGGGCTGTTTATAAGGACGGCAGCTTTAAAAAGGTCTTTGAAAACATCATGTTCTCAACTAAAGTGATGATCTCAAACAAAGATGATTTTTTGGAGTTTTTAGGAAATTTGATAAAAAATGACTTCATCGATATGAGCATGAACTACCTTGAGAGTGCGGCGGTGATGTTTGGCGGCGACGAGCGTATAGATCAGCTTTTTAAAGAGATACAAAAAAGACAAAACGATGAAAATATTAGTAGAAAATAG
- a CDS encoding ABC transporter substrate-binding protein has product MRKFFKVLCVASLLCLVANASDGLDKIGMTYVKSPLNVPSIVDKFKGFYAKSFGVPVEYSEITSGAKQTQALASNSLQFLNCVGGTSVILAAANKADIKIISAYSRAPEAFVIFSKDKNIKSPKDLKDKKVAGPKGTILNELLVRYLALGGLSINDVEFISMGIPAAQAAVENGSVDAALLAGPAAYNAQKSGLNVVTTGKGVITPVIVTATSGEFYKKHKDVVEKFKKAQDEILAYIKANEDEALKFTAEETGLSIEAVKSMYPQYDFSSKITADDIKALEATQEFMLESKMIEHKIDIKSLLLN; this is encoded by the coding sequence ATGAGAAAGTTTTTTAAGGTTTTGTGTGTGGCCTCTTTGCTTTGTCTAGTCGCAAACGCAAGCGATGGCCTAGATAAGATCGGCATGACCTACGTCAAATCGCCGCTAAACGTCCCTTCGATCGTTGATAAATTTAAAGGCTTTTATGCGAAGTCTTTTGGCGTGCCAGTTGAGTACTCTGAGATCACTTCAGGTGCGAAGCAGACGCAAGCGCTCGCTTCAAATTCGCTCCAGTTTCTAAACTGCGTGGGCGGCACTTCGGTCATACTTGCAGCTGCAAATAAGGCTGATATAAAGATCATAAGCGCCTATTCAAGGGCGCCAGAGGCCTTTGTCATATTTTCTAAAGATAAAAACATCAAGTCGCCAAAAGATCTAAAAGACAAAAAAGTAGCAGGCCCAAAAGGCACTATCCTAAACGAGCTTTTGGTTAGATACCTAGCTCTTGGAGGACTTAGCATAAACGACGTAGAGTTCATCTCTATGGGTATCCCAGCTGCGCAAGCTGCAGTAGAAAACGGCAGCGTCGATGCAGCGCTTCTTGCAGGACCAGCGGCCTACAACGCTCAAAAATCAGGCCTAAACGTAGTGACAACTGGCAAAGGCGTCATCACTCCAGTTATCGTCACGGCAACAAGCGGGGAGTTTTATAAAAAGCACAAAGATGTAGTTGAGAAATTTAAAAAGGCTCAGGACGAAATTTTGGCCTACATCAAAGCAAACGAGGACGAAGCGCTTAAATTTACAGCTGAAGAGACTGGACTTAGCATAGAGGCGGTAAAGAGCATGTATCCTCAGTACGACTTTAGCTCAAAGATCACTGCTGATGATATAAAAGCGCTTGAAGCTACGCAAGAATTTATGCTTGAAAGTAAGATGATTGAACATAAAATCGATATAAAATCACTTCTACTAAACTAA
- the rplQ gene encoding 50S ribosomal protein L17, translating to MRHKHGYRKLGRTSSHRSALLKNLAIAIIKSEKIETTLPKAKELRSYVEKLITRARKGDSNAHRAVFASLQDKETTNKLVTEVAPKFKERNGGYTRIIKTRVRRGDAAEMAYIELVAE from the coding sequence ATGAGACATAAACACGGATATCGCAAACTTGGTAGAACGTCATCTCATAGATCTGCATTGCTTAAGAATTTAGCGATAGCTATCATCAAAAGCGAAAAGATAGAGACAACTTTACCAAAAGCAAAAGAGCTTAGAAGCTATGTTGAAAAGCTGATAACAAGAGCTAGAAAGGGCGACTCTAACGCTCACAGAGCAGTATTTGCTTCTTTGCAAGACAAAGAGACTACAAATAAGCTAGTTACTGAAGTAGCTCCAAAGTTTAAAGAGCGCAACGGTGGCTATACAAGGATCATCAAAACTCGCGTTCGCAGAGGCGACGCAGCTGAGATGGCTTATATAGAGCTAGTAGCTGAATAA
- a CDS encoding UDP-N-acetylmuramoyl-L-alanyl-D-glutamate--2,6-diaminopimelate ligase, producing the protein MKILVENSFITDDSNECEQGAYFVQTTANAKFAEDAVKNGAKIITLEECKKLLKIDESLKIVGITGTNGKTTTAAAIYETMRNLGKKCGLSGTRGAFIEGEQIDDKALTTSAILKTLSYLKVASEQGCEYFVMEVSSHAIAQKRIESLKFALKIFTNLTQDHLDYHKSMEEYARVKSSFFDDESVKLINIDDGGVKFNPKNAYTYAIKKPASFAPIVYGLKDGIDAVIKTPNGDVEIDSSLQGEFNLYNLIAALGAVCLLERPEAAALSKAISKFKGVSGRMEVVSTDPLVIVDFAHTPDGIEKVLNSLRHLNLIAVFGAGGDRDRTKRPKMGAIAQKYARICIVTSDNPRSEEPESIIDEICAGMSQNENLIRNANRKEAIVLAISKLEPGWALVILGKGDEPYQEIKGVKHPFSDKEVVIELLKR; encoded by the coding sequence ATGAAAATATTAGTAGAAAATAGCTTCATAACAGATGACTCAAACGAGTGCGAGCAGGGTGCATACTTTGTGCAAACCACTGCAAATGCGAAATTTGCAGAGGACGCAGTAAAAAATGGCGCAAAGATAATCACCCTTGAAGAGTGCAAAAAGCTTTTAAAAATAGATGAAAGCTTAAAGATAGTTGGCATCACAGGGACAAATGGCAAGACCACAACGGCTGCGGCTATCTACGAAACCATGCGAAATTTAGGTAAAAAATGCGGGCTAAGTGGCACCAGAGGAGCTTTTATAGAGGGCGAGCAGATAGATGACAAGGCGCTTACGACAAGTGCCATTTTAAAGACGCTCTCATACCTAAAAGTAGCCAGCGAGCAGGGCTGTGAGTACTTCGTGATGGAGGTTAGCTCGCATGCGATCGCTCAAAAACGCATAGAGAGCTTAAAATTTGCTCTTAAAATTTTTACAAACCTAACGCAAGATCACCTAGACTACCACAAGAGCATGGAGGAGTACGCGAGAGTAAAATCAAGCTTTTTTGACGATGAGAGCGTAAAGCTCATAAATATTGACGATGGTGGAGTTAAATTTAACCCAAAAAACGCCTACACATACGCGATCAAAAAGCCAGCTAGCTTTGCGCCGATAGTTTATGGACTAAAAGACGGCATAGACGCAGTTATCAAGACGCCAAATGGCGATGTGGAGATAGACTCAAGCCTTCAAGGCGAGTTTAATCTCTACAACCTAATCGCCGCTCTTGGCGCCGTTTGCCTGCTTGAGCGCCCAGAAGCGGCCGCACTTTCAAAGGCGATAAGTAAATTTAAAGGCGTGAGCGGTAGGATGGAGGTCGTTAGCACCGATCCGCTAGTCATTGTGGATTTTGCTCATACGCCAGATGGCATAGAAAAGGTGCTAAACTCGCTTAGACATCTAAATTTGATCGCGGTCTTTGGCGCAGGCGGCGACAGAGATAGGACAAAGCGCCCTAAAATGGGAGCGATAGCCCAAAAATACGCAAGAATTTGCATCGTCACAAGTGACAATCCAAGAAGTGAAGAACCAGAGAGCATAATAGACGAAATTTGCGCTGGCATGAGCCAAAATGAAAATTTGATACGAAACGCCAACCGCAAAGAGGCGATCGTGCTAGCTATTAGCAAGCTAGAGCCTGGCTGGGCGCTTGTCATACTTGGCAAAGGCGACGAGCCATATCAGGAGATAAAGGGCGTCAAGCACCCATTTAGCGACAAAGAAGTTGTAATTGAGCTTTTAAAGAGGTAA
- the panD gene encoding aspartate 1-decarboxylase codes for MNIEILASKIHRAVVTDANLNYVGSISIGEELIKAANLIENQKVEILDVNNGERFATYVIKGKKGEICLNGAAARKVCVGDVVIIVAYASMKFKKAKKFKPTIVHVNNKNEIIKE; via the coding sequence ATGAATATAGAAATTTTAGCTAGTAAGATCCACAGGGCCGTCGTAACAGACGCAAATTTAAATTACGTTGGCTCGATCAGTATCGGCGAGGAGCTTATAAAGGCTGCAAATTTGATAGAAAATCAAAAGGTTGAAATTTTAGACGTAAATAATGGCGAGAGATTTGCCACCTACGTGATAAAGGGCAAAAAAGGCGAAATTTGCCTAAACGGCGCGGCTGCTAGAAAGGTCTGCGTTGGCGACGTGGTCATCATCGTGGCTTATGCTAGTATGAAATTTAAAAAGGCTAAGAAATTTAAGCCAACCATCGTGCATGTAAATAACAAAAACGAGATCATAAAGGAGTAG
- the rpsK gene encoding 30S ribosomal protein S11, producing the protein MAKRKIVKKKVVRKSIAKGIVYISATFNNTMVTVTDEMGNAIAWSSAGGLGFKGSKKSTPYAAQQAVEDALNKAKEHGIKEVGIKVQGPGSGRETAVKSVGGVEGIKVTFFKDITPLPHNGCRPPKRRRV; encoded by the coding sequence ATGGCGAAAAGAAAAATTGTTAAGAAAAAAGTAGTTAGAAAAAGCATAGCCAAAGGTATCGTTTATATCAGTGCAACATTTAACAACACTATGGTAACTGTAACTGATGAAATGGGAAATGCTATTGCATGGAGTAGTGCAGGTGGCTTAGGCTTTAAGGGTAGTAAAAAATCAACTCCTTATGCAGCTCAACAAGCTGTAGAAGATGCTTTAAATAAAGCAAAAGAACACGGCATTAAAGAAGTTGGCATCAAGGTTCAAGGTCCAGGTAGCGGACGTGAAACGGCTGTTAAGAGTGTAGGTGGTGTTGAAGGCATAAAAGTAACTTTCTTCAAAGATATCACACCTTTACCACACAATGGTTGCAGACCGCCAAAACGCCGCCGCGTATAA
- the infA gene encoding translation initiation factor IF-1 translates to MAKDDVIEIDGNVVEALPNATFKVELDNKHIILCHIAGKMRMHYIKIMPGDRVKVELTPYSLDKGRITYRYK, encoded by the coding sequence GTGGCAAAAGACGATGTCATTGAGATTGATGGAAATGTTGTTGAAGCACTGCCAAATGCAACTTTTAAAGTTGAGCTCGACAACAAACATATAATTTTATGTCATATCGCCGGAAAGATGAGAATGCATTATATAAAGATAATGCCTGGCGACCGCGTAAAAGTAGAACTTACGCCATATAGCCTAGACAAGGGCAGGATCACTTATAGATATAAGTAA
- the map gene encoding type I methionyl aminopeptidase, with translation MAITLKRPAEIEKMRAANKIVARTLDHVSTIIKPGISLLEIDKICEDMIRTAGAKPAFKGLYGFPNAACISVNEVVIHGIPNEYKLKEGDIVSVDIGSNLDGYFGDSARTFGVGKISKEDEALIACSKDALYFAIDYIRAGMHFKEISYELEKFILGRGYVPLRGYCGHGIGKRPHEEPEIPNYIEGNNPKAGPKIKEGMVFCIEPMICQKDGTPVLGSDNWKVTSKDGLRTSHYEHCMAIVNGKAEILSQA, from the coding sequence ATGGCTATCACGCTAAAAAGACCAGCTGAGATAGAGAAAATGAGAGCGGCGAATAAGATCGTCGCTCGAACACTTGATCACGTTTCTACGATCATAAAACCCGGAATTTCCCTTCTTGAGATAGATAAAATTTGCGAAGATATGATAAGAACTGCTGGAGCAAAACCTGCCTTTAAAGGGCTTTACGGCTTTCCAAATGCAGCTTGCATAAGCGTCAATGAAGTGGTAATTCACGGAATTCCAAATGAGTACAAACTAAAAGAGGGCGATATCGTTAGTGTTGATATCGGCTCAAATTTAGATGGTTATTTTGGCGATTCGGCTAGGACTTTTGGGGTTGGTAAAATTTCAAAAGAGGACGAGGCTTTGATCGCTTGCTCAAAAGACGCGCTTTATTTTGCGATTGACTATATAAGAGCTGGTATGCATTTTAAAGAGATTAGCTACGAGCTTGAGAAATTTATACTAGGCAGAGGCTATGTGCCTTTGCGCGGATATTGCGGTCATGGCATAGGCAAAAGGCCACACGAAGAGCCAGAAATTCCAAATTATATTGAAGGAAACAACCCAAAAGCTGGACCAAAGATAAAAGAGGGAATGGTTTTTTGTATAGAGCCGATGATCTGCCAAAAAGATGGCACACCAGTTTTAGGAAGCGATAACTGGAAAGTAACCTCAAAAGATGGTTTGAGAACTAGCCATTATGAGCATTGTATGGCGATAGTTAATGGCAAAGCTGAAATTTTAAGTCAAGCGTGA
- a CDS encoding DNA-directed RNA polymerase subunit alpha, which yields MRKITTSAYMPTEIEVKSVSENVANITAYPFEAGYAVTLAHPLRRLLYTSTVGFAPIGVKIKGVSHEFDSMRGMLEDVAFFIINLKKIRFKLKSSSEREVIEYSFKGPKEITGADLNNDLVEIVNPDAYLATINEDAELNFSVIIQKGIGYVPSEEIREEIEDDFIALDAFFTPVKKAVYDIQNVLVEDDPDYEKIVFTITTDGQVGPVEAFKNCLEAMYQQMSVFKGILDIDVSAPVASSSASGEFSKLLSSVEDLNLSARSFNCLDKAEIRFIGELALMDENELKELKNLGKKSLEEIKAVMEEIGYPVGVDVLKDSKEQLRKKITELKSQMSAKE from the coding sequence ATGAGAAAGATTACTACATCAGCTTATATGCCAACTGAAATAGAAGTTAAAAGTGTTAGCGAAAACGTCGCTAACATTACAGCATATCCTTTTGAAGCAGGTTATGCTGTTACTTTGGCTCACCCACTACGCCGTCTTCTTTACACAAGTACGGTAGGTTTTGCTCCTATCGGTGTAAAGATAAAAGGCGTTAGTCACGAATTTGATAGTATGCGTGGCATGCTTGAAGACGTGGCATTTTTTATTATAAATTTGAAGAAGATCAGATTTAAATTAAAAAGCAGCAGCGAGCGTGAAGTTATAGAGTATAGCTTTAAGGGACCAAAAGAGATAACTGGAGCTGACCTAAATAACGATCTAGTTGAGATCGTTAATCCAGATGCATATCTTGCGACTATCAACGAAGATGCTGAGTTAAATTTCTCAGTTATCATCCAAAAAGGTATCGGATATGTTCCTAGTGAAGAGATTAGAGAAGAGATCGAAGACGACTTTATCGCACTTGACGCTTTCTTTACACCAGTTAAAAAAGCAGTTTACGATATACAAAACGTCTTGGTTGAAGATGATCCAGACTACGAGAAAATCGTATTTACGATTACAACAGATGGTCAAGTTGGTCCAGTAGAAGCTTTTAAAAATTGTTTAGAAGCTATGTATCAACAAATGTCAGTATTTAAAGGAATTTTAGATATTGATGTTAGCGCCCCAGTTGCTAGCTCAAGCGCAAGCGGCGAGTTCTCAAAGCTACTTTCTAGCGTAGAAGATCTAAATTTAAGTGCTAGAAGCTTTAACTGCCTTGATAAGGCTGAGATTAGATTTATCGGTGAGCTTGCGTTGATGGACGAAAACGAGCTTAAAGAGCTTAAAAATTTAGGTAAAAAATCTCTTGAAGAGATAAAAGCGGTTATGGAAGAGATAGGCTATCCAGTTGGTGTCGATGTGTTAAAAGATAGCAAAGAGCAACTCAGAAAGAAAATAACCGAGCTAAAATCACAAATGAGTGCAAAAGAATAA
- a CDS encoding ABC transporter permease — protein sequence MREIFKKSILILAIFAIWQVVCELEIFTPYILPSPIVTFKTMYSMSLSGELATHTIISFKRIFAGYALSFALALVLGGIAALLPKISVYYEWILEFFRNIPPLSLIAILVLWFGINETPKIIIIILASFFPMFLSIQKGLTSCDIKLIEVGKIFGFSKFEIFYKIILKSSLKDIFVGMRIGFGYAMRAIIGAEMIAASSGLGYLILDAEELSRADRIFVGIFTIGVCGVLIDRLFSLLIAKFSLLRGDK from the coding sequence GTGAGGGAAATTTTTAAAAAGAGCATTTTGATCCTAGCGATCTTTGCCATCTGGCAGGTCGTTTGCGAGCTAGAAATTTTCACGCCGTATATCTTGCCAAGCCCCATTGTGACCTTTAAGACGATGTATAGCATGAGCCTAAGCGGCGAGCTCGCCACGCATACTATCATCAGCTTTAAGCGCATATTTGCAGGCTACGCGCTCTCGTTTGCCCTAGCGCTCGTGCTTGGCGGTATAGCGGCACTTTTGCCAAAGATCAGTGTTTATTACGAGTGGATACTGGAGTTTTTTAGAAATATCCCGCCGCTTAGTTTGATCGCCATTTTGGTGCTTTGGTTTGGTATAAACGAGACGCCAAAGATCATTATTATCATCCTAGCTTCGTTTTTCCCGATGTTTCTTAGCATCCAAAAGGGGCTAACGAGCTGTGATATAAAGCTTATCGAGGTTGGTAAAATTTTTGGCTTTAGCAAATTTGAGATTTTTTACAAGATCATCCTAAAAAGTTCGCTAAAAGATATCTTTGTCGGCATGCGAATAGGCTTTGGCTACGCTATGCGCGCGATCATCGGAGCTGAGATGATAGCGGCGTCAAGCGGGCTGGGCTACCTCATACTTGACGCAGAGGAGCTTTCGCGAGCGGACAGGATATTTGTCGGCATTTTTACGATCGGCGTTTGCGGCGTGCTCATAGATAGGCTCTTTTCGCTTTTGATAGCGAAATTTAGCCTTTTGCGAGGCGATAAATGA
- the rpsM gene encoding 30S ribosomal protein S13 — protein MARIAGVDLPNKKRIEYGLTYIYGIGLYKSRQILDAAGISYDKRVYELSEDEAAAIRKEIQEHHIVEGDLRKQVAMDIKALMDLGSYRGLRHRKGLPVRGQKTKTNARTRKGRRKTVGAATK, from the coding sequence ATGGCACGTATTGCAGGTGTAGATTTACCAAACAAAAAGAGAATAGAGTATGGTTTGACTTATATCTATGGTATAGGTCTTTATAAATCTCGTCAAATCCTTGACGCAGCTGGAATTTCTTACGACAAGAGAGTTTATGAGCTTAGCGAAGACGAAGCAGCAGCTATCCGTAAAGAAATTCAAGAGCACCATATCGTTGAGGGTGATTTGAGAAAACAAGTTGCTATGGATATCAAAGCTCTTATGGATCTTGGAAGTTATAGAGGTCTTCGCCACAGAAAGGGTCTTCCTGTTCGTGGTCAAAAGACTAAAACTAATGCTAGAACCAGAAAAGGCAGACGTAAAACTGTCGGTGCGGCTACTAAGTAA